In Mycobacterium sp. JS623, one genomic interval encodes:
- a CDS encoding class I SAM-dependent methyltransferase codes for MAINEAKLNEFVGKAVGDLGAAVSATLVLVGDRLGLYRALAAESLTSEELAAKTGTNERYVREWLGNQGAAGYVQFDPDTGKWSMSPEQAACLADPNGPVDMPGAYNIVEAMFHALGRTVDHFKSGEGMEWGEHHPCLFVGTERFFRAGYNANLLESWLPALDGAVERLQAGATVADVGCGHGASTVLMAQAYPNSTFIGYDYHPDSVLVANERAKAAGVENARFEVADAVNYSGKDLDLIAFFDCLHDMGDPVGAARHARDALASDGIAMIVEPYANDRVQDNLNPVGRVMYGASAQICVPVSLARNGPALGAQAGEQRLREVVVDAGGFTRFRRATETPFNLVLEARP; via the coding sequence ATGGCAATTAACGAAGCAAAGCTGAATGAGTTTGTCGGCAAGGCTGTCGGCGACCTTGGCGCTGCAGTCAGCGCCACGCTGGTCCTGGTCGGCGATCGGCTAGGGCTGTACCGGGCGCTGGCCGCCGAGTCGCTGACGTCGGAGGAGTTGGCCGCCAAGACCGGCACCAACGAGCGGTATGTCCGGGAATGGCTCGGCAACCAGGGCGCTGCCGGCTACGTCCAATTCGACCCGGACACAGGCAAGTGGTCGATGTCGCCGGAACAGGCGGCCTGCCTGGCCGATCCGAACGGTCCGGTGGACATGCCCGGTGCCTACAACATCGTCGAGGCGATGTTCCACGCGCTCGGTCGCACGGTTGATCACTTCAAGAGTGGCGAAGGCATGGAATGGGGCGAGCACCACCCCTGCCTGTTCGTCGGCACCGAACGCTTCTTCCGCGCCGGCTACAACGCGAACCTGCTCGAGTCGTGGTTGCCCGCACTCGACGGTGCGGTGGAGCGCTTGCAGGCCGGGGCGACGGTCGCGGACGTGGGCTGCGGTCACGGCGCAAGCACCGTGCTGATGGCGCAGGCCTATCCGAACTCGACGTTCATCGGTTACGACTATCACCCCGATTCGGTTCTGGTCGCGAACGAGCGGGCCAAGGCGGCCGGCGTGGAGAACGCGAGGTTCGAGGTCGCGGATGCGGTGAACTACTCCGGCAAGGACCTCGACCTGATCGCGTTCTTCGACTGTCTGCACGATATGGGTGATCCGGTCGGCGCCGCGCGACACGCACGAGACGCATTGGCGAGTGACGGGATAGCAATGATCGTCGAGCCGTACGCCAACGATCGCGTTCAGGACAACCTCAACCCGGTTGGCCGCGTGATGTACGGGGCGTCGGCGCAGATCTGTGTGCCGGTGTCCTTGGCGCGCAACGGTCCGGCGCTGGGCGCTCAGGCGGGCGAGCAGCGGCTGCGCGAAGTAGTCGTGGACGCCGGCGGCTTCACCAGGTTCCGCCGTGCCACAGAGACACCGTTCAATCTCGTCCTCGAAGCGCGTCCCTGA
- a CDS encoding glutamine synthetase, whose translation MDTIHSIQQTHRETAESLARAGVKYALGSWIDIHGRPKSKVVPIDHLPNLVAGSERYTPRGVTGFGAMLPHEEECVAMPDITTLRRMPWDDRFVWMAADLLLDGAEPFDQCPRSILKAQLERARGMGYSMNLGIETELFVFEPNDSARRGGYLTPMAPSGGLHPCPAYDAEATLDAAPFLDEVVTAMQDSGFGVYSFDHEGGDGQYEFDFAFDEALAMADKMSFFRLMVRQIAKRHGLAATFMPKPYTESWGSGHHYNISLVSATSGENLMRDSNDVRGMGWSSLAYSFIAGIMKHADALAAILTPTVNSYKRLNPRLADGTASWAPVWSAYGQQNRSCMLRLPKNRPAVENRAVDSSANTYLAAAFLLAAGLDGIEGDLDPGHPVDTELTDVRPDPSVNAVRLPRNLLEATDAFAESKLAAQVFPSQFIEEYVDMKYTEWHSYHCVVTDWERDRYLTNL comes from the coding sequence ATGGACACCATTCACTCGATTCAACAGACGCACCGCGAAACCGCCGAATCGCTTGCACGCGCAGGGGTCAAATATGCCCTCGGCTCATGGATCGACATACATGGCCGCCCGAAATCGAAAGTAGTTCCGATCGACCACCTTCCAAATCTGGTCGCCGGGTCGGAGCGCTACACACCGCGTGGCGTCACTGGATTCGGCGCGATGTTGCCGCACGAGGAGGAGTGCGTCGCGATGCCGGACATCACGACGCTGCGCCGCATGCCGTGGGATGACCGGTTCGTGTGGATGGCGGCAGATCTCCTTCTCGACGGCGCTGAGCCTTTCGACCAGTGCCCAAGAAGCATCCTGAAGGCTCAGCTGGAGCGCGCACGCGGTATGGGGTACTCGATGAACCTCGGCATCGAAACCGAACTTTTCGTCTTTGAACCCAACGACTCGGCCCGCCGCGGCGGCTACCTGACACCGATGGCCCCCAGCGGCGGTCTGCACCCCTGCCCGGCGTATGACGCGGAGGCTACGCTGGATGCGGCCCCATTTCTCGATGAAGTCGTTACTGCCATGCAGGACAGCGGATTCGGTGTCTACAGCTTCGATCACGAGGGTGGTGACGGGCAGTACGAGTTTGATTTCGCCTTCGACGAAGCGCTAGCGATGGCCGACAAGATGTCCTTTTTCCGGCTCATGGTCCGCCAGATCGCCAAGCGCCACGGCCTCGCGGCGACCTTCATGCCCAAGCCGTATACGGAGTCCTGGGGGTCCGGCCATCACTACAACATCAGCCTGGTTTCGGCCACCTCGGGTGAGAATCTGATGCGGGACAGTAACGATGTCCGCGGTATGGGGTGGAGCAGCCTGGCATATTCCTTCATCGCCGGCATCATGAAACATGCCGACGCGTTGGCGGCGATACTCACTCCGACTGTGAATTCGTACAAGCGGCTCAATCCGCGGTTGGCCGACGGTACGGCGTCGTGGGCGCCGGTGTGGTCGGCATACGGTCAGCAGAATCGGTCATGCATGCTGCGGCTGCCGAAGAACCGACCGGCCGTTGAGAACCGTGCGGTGGACTCTTCGGCGAACACCTATCTCGCGGCTGCCTTCCTACTCGCCGCAGGGCTCGACGGCATCGAAGGTGACCTCGATCCGGGTCACCCAGTCGACACCGAGTTGACCGACGTGCGGCCTGACCCGTCGGTCAACGCGGTGCGCCTGCCGCGCAACCTGCTCGAAGCCACCGATGCCTTCGCCGAAAGCAAGTTGGCAGCCCAGGTGTTCCCGTCTCAGTTCATCGAGGAGTACGTCGACATGAAATACACCGAATGGCACTCATATCACTGCGTCGTCACTGATTGGGAGCGCGATCGATACCTGACTAATCTATGA
- a CDS encoding GNAT family N-acetyltransferase codes for MSEVLALLLGKAEHDPSVYRVTAHCHVDNAGSAAVLERSGLACEGRMARYAVLPNISTEPQDCLLFGKALR; via the coding sequence ATGTCCGAGGTGCTGGCACTGCTGCTCGGCAAGGCCGAGCATGACCCGTCCGTCTACCGCGTGACGGCGCATTGCCACGTCGACAACGCCGGCTCGGCTGCGGTGCTGGAGCGCAGCGGGCTGGCCTGTGAGGGTCGGATGGCTCGATATGCCGTATTGCCGAACATCTCCACCGAGCCGCAGGACTGCTTGCTGTTCGGCAAGGCTCTCAGATAG
- a CDS encoding DUF4097 family beta strand repeat-containing protein: MRSVIVDTGSVPIAIRITTDRQAREPRADLRMVNSIRADANPLLVNTDPAGTRVTINGESSAFLDFGRAGEINLVLPPDLGRKLTVTAKQDAGVVLAQADLDQLIAQTGAGAVVLSGAARRVEIHNVDGEVVTRDPIRVTESFSATTENGDIKVDFADTAPRTVDVSSQNGDVVVALPVRGPYVVNANTENGSTAVRVPQTANREDAAAVVTARSENGDVVIDDLR, from the coding sequence ATGCGGTCGGTGATCGTCGACACCGGCTCTGTACCCATCGCGATTCGCATCACCACCGACCGGCAGGCACGTGAGCCGCGGGCCGATCTTCGGATGGTCAACTCCATTCGTGCGGATGCAAATCCGTTGCTGGTCAACACCGATCCAGCGGGTACGCGGGTCACGATCAACGGTGAGTCTTCAGCGTTCCTGGACTTCGGCCGCGCGGGCGAGATCAACCTGGTGCTGCCGCCCGACCTCGGCCGCAAGCTGACGGTCACTGCAAAGCAGGACGCCGGCGTGGTGCTGGCGCAGGCCGATCTCGACCAGCTGATCGCCCAAACCGGCGCCGGTGCGGTGGTGCTGAGCGGGGCGGCGCGGCGCGTCGAGATCCACAACGTCGACGGTGAGGTGGTGACGCGCGATCCGATCCGGGTGACCGAATCGTTCAGCGCCACCACCGAAAACGGTGACATCAAGGTCGATTTCGCTGACACCGCACCGCGTACTGTCGATGTGTCCAGTCAGAACGGTGACGTCGTCGTGGCGCTGCCGGTGCGCGGGCCCTACGTCGTCAACGCCAATACCGAAAACGGCTCGACGGCGGTACGGGTGCCGCAGACCGCGAACCGCGAGGACGCCGCGGCCGTGGTTACCGCGCGCTCGGAAAACGGCGACGTCGTCATCGACGACCTGCGATGA
- a CDS encoding sigma-70 family RNA polymerase sigma factor: protein MSEFVRDTEPYRRELIAHCYRMLGSAHDAEDVVQETYLRAWRGYRNFENRSSVRTWLYRIATNTCLSTLAHSGRRVLPSGLTGPADDPHAEAVPAPNVAWVEAIPDSRVDDPAAVVTSRESLRLALIASLQHLPAQQRAVLLLRDVLAFPAADVAAMLDLSVTAVKSALQRARARMRDIAPNADEVIEPTEPQARELLEKYMSAFENADTTLLADALRHDAALEMVGSRTWFSGRATCLPYLAGVVGVQGDWRMVEIGANGQPAVAAYRRDDDGVLRAFGIAVLDVTASGIARIVVFGDPRLVTLFGLPLIHEAFEVGAILHTGS from the coding sequence ATGAGTGAATTCGTCCGCGACACCGAACCGTATCGCCGCGAGTTGATCGCGCACTGTTATCGCATGCTCGGGTCGGCGCACGACGCCGAGGACGTCGTGCAGGAGACCTATCTGCGGGCGTGGCGCGGATACCGGAATTTCGAGAACCGGTCGTCGGTGCGGACGTGGTTGTACCGCATCGCAACCAACACGTGCTTGTCGACGCTGGCGCACAGCGGTAGGCGGGTGTTGCCGTCGGGCCTGACGGGGCCCGCCGACGACCCGCACGCCGAAGCCGTGCCAGCGCCGAATGTGGCGTGGGTGGAGGCCATTCCGGATTCCCGGGTCGACGATCCGGCCGCGGTCGTGACGTCGCGCGAGAGTCTGCGGCTGGCGCTGATCGCGAGCCTTCAGCACCTCCCGGCGCAGCAGCGCGCGGTGCTTCTGCTCCGTGACGTGTTGGCCTTCCCGGCCGCGGATGTCGCCGCGATGCTCGACCTCAGCGTCACCGCCGTGAAGAGTGCGTTGCAGCGGGCCCGCGCCCGGATGCGGGACATCGCGCCGAACGCCGACGAGGTCATCGAGCCGACCGAACCGCAAGCGCGCGAGCTGCTCGAGAAGTACATGTCCGCGTTCGAGAACGCCGACACCACTTTGCTCGCCGACGCGCTGCGTCACGACGCCGCGCTGGAGATGGTCGGATCGCGGACGTGGTTCTCGGGGCGGGCGACGTGTCTGCCCTACCTCGCCGGAGTGGTTGGCGTGCAGGGCGATTGGCGCATGGTAGAGATCGGAGCCAACGGCCAGCCCGCGGTGGCCGCCTATCGTCGCGATGACGACGGCGTGCTGCGTGCATTCGGTATCGCGGTGCTCGACGTGACCGCGTCCGGGATCGCCCGCATCGTGGTGTTCGGGGATCCGCGGCTGGTCACGCTGTTCGGGCTGCCGCTGATACACGAAGCGTTCGAAGTCGGCGCGATATTGCACACAGGGTCGTGA
- a CDS encoding LLM class flavin-dependent oxidoreductase yields the protein MTMPVMEPNLDAATLRAWASLIDAGPFSSLCWGERIAFDNPESLTLMGALAAWTDRVQLVTTVVVPQLHDPVMLAKQLSTGDVLSGGRLTVGLGVGGRHEDYHAVGADPATQTIRGLAETVDVMKRIWAGEKITDSVVPVGPPPAQAGGPKLLVGTMGPKTVRSAAVWADGVAGTTLDLNVDNQNELFDVARQAWAQAGKPKPHLATSFWFAIGDDRREARAQIHRHLLRYMNWIPADVVDAIAPTTGWAGNEDDLTAVLRKFSDIGTDEVHLIPTNSNVDQVRRVAEVINDFGQQFAATN from the coding sequence ATGACCATGCCGGTGATGGAGCCGAATTTGGACGCGGCGACGCTGCGGGCGTGGGCCAGTCTCATCGACGCCGGCCCGTTCTCGTCGCTGTGCTGGGGTGAGCGCATCGCCTTCGACAATCCCGAATCCCTGACGTTGATGGGAGCGCTCGCCGCGTGGACAGACCGGGTGCAGTTGGTGACGACGGTCGTGGTGCCGCAGCTGCACGACCCCGTCATGCTGGCCAAACAGTTGTCCACCGGCGACGTGCTCAGCGGCGGCCGGCTGACGGTCGGCCTCGGCGTCGGCGGTCGCCACGAGGACTATCACGCCGTAGGCGCCGACCCCGCGACGCAGACGATCCGCGGGCTGGCCGAGACCGTCGACGTAATGAAGCGGATCTGGGCCGGTGAAAAGATCACGGACTCCGTTGTGCCTGTGGGACCCCCGCCGGCGCAGGCCGGCGGACCGAAGCTGCTGGTCGGCACGATGGGCCCGAAAACCGTTCGAAGCGCTGCAGTTTGGGCCGACGGGGTGGCCGGCACCACGCTTGATCTGAACGTCGACAACCAAAACGAGCTGTTCGATGTCGCGCGCCAGGCGTGGGCACAGGCCGGTAAGCCCAAGCCGCATTTGGCGACGTCCTTCTGGTTCGCCATCGGCGACGACCGGCGGGAGGCCAGGGCCCAGATTCACCGCCACCTGCTGCGCTACATGAACTGGATTCCGGCCGACGTAGTGGACGCGATCGCACCCACCACCGGATGGGCGGGCAACGAGGATGACTTGACCGCCGTGCTGCGTAAGTTCTCCGACATCGGCACCGATGAGGTTCACCTCATCCCGACGAATTCGAACGTCGACCAGGTGCGGCGCGTTGCCGAGGTGATAAACGACTTCGGTCAGCAGTTCGCTGCTACGAATTAG
- a CDS encoding PPOX class F420-dependent oxidoreductase gives MDITLNQLAREVLDGPHIAAIATSNADGRPQSSVIFVKRDGDTVVFSTIKGRLKTRNMARDPRVSLLVADKRQPRYLEIRGTVEITEDPQKRLLYEMYDRYMGGAQPPPEPEAERLIVRITPDKLYQFPPAAT, from the coding sequence ATGGACATAACGCTCAACCAGCTTGCGCGCGAGGTGCTCGACGGACCGCACATCGCGGCGATCGCCACCTCGAACGCCGATGGACGCCCGCAGTCGTCGGTGATATTCGTCAAACGCGACGGTGACACAGTGGTGTTCAGCACCATCAAGGGTCGGCTGAAGACGCGCAATATGGCTCGCGACCCGCGCGTCAGCTTGCTGGTCGCCGACAAGCGCCAGCCGCGCTATCTGGAGATCCGTGGCACGGTGGAGATCACTGAGGACCCGCAGAAGCGATTGCTCTACGAAATGTATGACCGATACATGGGCGGTGCGCAGCCGCCGCCCGAGCCGGAGGCCGAACGGCTGATCGTGCGCATTACACCGGACAAGCTCTACCAATTTCCGCCGGCGGCCACATGA
- a CDS encoding VOC family protein gives MAITFNHTIVAAKDRQESADFFTHLFGLPPAKEFGPFLAVEIDHGASLDYAQVAEDEDIRPQHYAFLVSEDEFTEIYGRIQARGLPHWADPRGSRPGEINHNDGGRGVYFQDPGGHYLEIITRPYGSGAGSVAESRDRELE, from the coding sequence ATGGCAATCACGTTCAACCACACCATCGTCGCAGCGAAAGACCGGCAGGAATCGGCCGACTTCTTCACCCATCTGTTCGGCCTGCCACCGGCCAAGGAATTCGGCCCCTTCCTGGCGGTAGAGATCGACCATGGCGCCAGCCTCGACTACGCGCAGGTCGCCGAGGACGAGGACATCCGACCGCAGCACTACGCGTTCCTGGTGTCCGAGGACGAGTTCACCGAGATCTATGGCCGCATCCAGGCACGCGGTCTGCCGCACTGGGCTGATCCGCGCGGCAGCAGGCCCGGCGAAATCAACCACAACGACGGCGGCCGCGGCGTGTACTTCCAGGATCCCGGCGGCCATTACCTCGAAATCATCACCCGGCCCTACGGATCAGGTGCCGGTAGCGTCGCAGAGTCGCGGGATCGCGAACTCGAGTAG
- a CDS encoding class I SAM-dependent methyltransferase: protein MATEPLISHVSDTARWVATYRAVESERPDALFHDHLADRLAGERGRAIVAAAPRAIRNGWWLAARTKVIDDIILEAIADGCDKVLNLAAGLDARPYRLDLPQDFTWVEADLPDLLTEKAHALADQTPRCRLTRHVVDLADPRARDEFLTDELAGVTKALVLTEGLLMYLQERDVRGLSTAFTRPEIAWWVLDFFGPGLQKRMNKRTRGLLDSAPFIFAPENGVGYFEDLGWRVVEMDSVFTAAHRFGRLPLWMRPLAWLPQPDPHKPGNNTYSGIVRLTR, encoded by the coding sequence GTGGCGACAGAACCTCTGATTTCCCATGTTTCGGACACCGCACGCTGGGTCGCGACGTACCGGGCGGTCGAATCTGAGCGTCCCGATGCGTTGTTCCACGATCACCTCGCCGACCGGCTCGCTGGCGAGCGCGGCCGCGCCATCGTTGCCGCGGCACCCCGCGCGATTCGCAACGGCTGGTGGCTGGCGGCGCGCACCAAGGTCATCGACGACATCATCCTCGAGGCCATCGCCGACGGTTGCGACAAGGTGCTGAACCTGGCCGCGGGCCTTGATGCCCGGCCGTACCGGTTAGATCTGCCGCAGGACTTCACGTGGGTCGAGGCCGATCTGCCGGACCTGCTGACCGAGAAGGCGCACGCCCTCGCCGATCAGACGCCGCGGTGCCGGTTGACGCGGCATGTCGTCGACCTCGCCGATCCGCGGGCCCGCGACGAGTTCTTGACCGACGAGTTGGCAGGCGTCACCAAGGCACTCGTGCTGACCGAGGGCCTGCTGATGTACCTCCAAGAGCGCGACGTCCGAGGGTTGTCGACCGCATTCACCCGCCCAGAGATCGCCTGGTGGGTGCTCGACTTTTTCGGCCCGGGCCTGCAGAAGCGGATGAACAAGCGCACTCGCGGCCTGCTGGACAGTGCGCCGTTCATCTTCGCGCCCGAGAACGGCGTCGGCTATTTCGAGGACCTGGGCTGGCGTGTGGTTGAGATGGATTCGGTCTTCACCGCGGCGCACCGCTTCGGCCGGCTGCCACTGTGGATGCGTCCCCTGGCCTGGCTGCCGCAGCCAGATCCGCATAAACCCGGCAACAACACCTACAGCGGGATTGTCCGCCTTACCCGGTGA
- a CDS encoding TDT family transporter, protein MTMTDRQQRLGFLGPNWFASVMGTGIVATAGAPLPLHVPGLRAFAEVVWVASTVWLVMLIVAVAAHWVRHPTVARSHAYNPQMGHFYGAAPMALLTVGAGATLVGRDLIGERAAIDLDWVLWSAGTLGGLFTAISIPYLMFTQYRVEPDAAFGGWLMPVVPPMVSAATGALLIPHLAPGTGRQTMLYGCYAMFGLSLVASLIIITMVWSRLAHFGTSGTARVPTLWIVLGPLGQSITAAGLLGTNAALAVEPRLADGMGVFAILYGVPVWGFAVLWIALATALTIRTLRRGMPFALTWWSLTFPVGTFVTGTTQLAVHSGLPAFRVAAAIAYVGLLSTWCLVAVRTFRGGVRGNIFAPPSADPIKAKKDAPA, encoded by the coding sequence ATGACGATGACCGACCGGCAGCAGCGACTGGGCTTTTTGGGTCCGAATTGGTTCGCCTCGGTCATGGGCACCGGCATAGTCGCCACGGCGGGCGCGCCGCTGCCGCTGCATGTCCCCGGTCTGCGCGCGTTCGCCGAGGTCGTGTGGGTGGCGAGCACGGTATGGCTGGTGATGCTCATCGTCGCGGTGGCCGCGCACTGGGTACGCCACCCGACGGTGGCCCGCAGTCATGCCTACAACCCGCAGATGGGCCATTTCTACGGCGCGGCACCTATGGCTTTGCTCACCGTCGGCGCCGGGGCGACCCTCGTCGGCAGGGATCTGATCGGTGAACGGGCCGCCATCGATCTCGACTGGGTGCTGTGGAGCGCGGGCACGCTCGGGGGGCTGTTCACCGCGATCAGCATCCCGTATCTGATGTTCACGCAGTACCGCGTCGAACCCGACGCTGCATTCGGCGGTTGGCTGATGCCGGTGGTGCCGCCGATGGTGTCCGCGGCCACGGGCGCGCTGCTGATCCCGCACTTGGCGCCGGGCACCGGCAGGCAAACCATGCTCTACGGCTGCTACGCGATGTTCGGACTTTCGCTCGTCGCGTCGCTCATCATCATCACGATGGTGTGGAGTCGCCTTGCGCACTTCGGCACCTCGGGCACCGCGCGGGTTCCGACGCTGTGGATCGTGCTCGGTCCACTCGGCCAATCGATCACGGCCGCAGGGCTTCTCGGGACCAACGCGGCGCTGGCCGTTGAGCCGCGGCTAGCCGACGGCATGGGCGTCTTCGCGATTCTGTACGGCGTTCCAGTGTGGGGGTTCGCGGTGTTGTGGATCGCACTGGCGACGGCATTGACCATCCGCACGCTTCGGCGCGGGATGCCGTTCGCGCTGACGTGGTGGAGCCTGACCTTTCCTGTCGGCACGTTCGTCACGGGCACCACGCAGCTGGCCGTCCACAGCGGGCTACCGGCATTCCGCGTCGCCGCGGCCATCGCCTATGTGGGGCTGTTGAGTACCTGGTGCCTGGTGGCGGTGCGGACGTTCCGAGGGGGCGTGCGCGGCAACATCTTTGCGCCGCCATCGGCGGATCCGATCAAGGCCAAGAAGGATGCGCCTGCCTAG
- a CDS encoding TetR/AcrR family transcriptional regulator, translating into MTTVSGSRQPSTRAAHRRRASIRASAAVLRRRGFDAVTYRSVADEAGLPEATLRAFFDTRDELRALGLEFMLNGWVQQAEEFISRLPQQLSLNETARLIVEIATVHDAENWTFTRATISGIYERYLQAGKHPELRTVITNYNSVLADLVARVLTLNGWAATAQGVKSVLAVVDGAVVYQLAAGQPPVPHAISLLEFAIPRLCDATGT; encoded by the coding sequence ATGACGACCGTTTCGGGGTCACGTCAGCCGTCGACGCGCGCAGCGCACCGACGTCGGGCGTCGATTCGTGCGTCGGCAGCCGTACTGCGCAGACGCGGATTCGATGCGGTGACGTATCGCTCCGTCGCGGACGAGGCCGGACTTCCGGAGGCGACGCTTCGCGCCTTCTTCGACACTCGCGACGAATTGCGGGCATTGGGACTGGAATTCATGCTCAACGGATGGGTACAGCAGGCGGAGGAATTCATCAGCCGACTACCGCAACAGCTCAGCCTGAACGAGACCGCGCGCCTGATCGTCGAGATCGCAACGGTTCATGACGCCGAGAATTGGACCTTCACCCGCGCCACCATCTCTGGTATCTACGAACGATACCTCCAGGCAGGCAAGCATCCCGAATTGCGCACTGTAATAACGAATTACAACAGCGTCTTAGCTGATCTCGTCGCACGTGTGCTGACGCTGAACGGCTGGGCAGCGACTGCGCAGGGCGTGAAGTCGGTCCTCGCAGTCGTGGACGGTGCGGTTGTGTATCAGTTGGCGGCTGGACAGCCCCCGGTGCCGCACGCGATTTCGCTACTCGAGTTCGCGATCCCGCGACTCTGCGACGCTACCGGCACCTGA
- a CDS encoding VOC family protein encodes MTISTSSIAHVRLTVTDIERSRQFYESVFGWPVLIETPESADAATQEALSFLFGGVIYDLGGTLVGLRPVASDRFHEDRCGLDHLAFRVATKAELDDAAAHLDELGVEYEPIKDIGPSYILEFRDPDNIALELTAPK; translated from the coding sequence ATGACGATCAGCACCAGTTCCATCGCACACGTGCGACTCACTGTCACCGACATCGAGCGGTCGCGGCAGTTCTACGAGAGCGTGTTCGGCTGGCCGGTGTTGATCGAGACGCCCGAGAGCGCCGACGCGGCCACCCAAGAGGCGCTGAGCTTTCTGTTCGGCGGGGTCATCTACGACCTCGGCGGCACGCTGGTCGGCCTTCGGCCCGTCGCGTCCGACAGGTTCCACGAGGACCGCTGCGGCCTGGACCACCTGGCCTTCCGCGTGGCCACCAAGGCGGAATTGGATGACGCCGCAGCGCATCTCGACGAGCTCGGAGTCGAATACGAGCCCATCAAGGACATCGGGCCGTCCTACATTCTGGAGTTCCGCGACCCGGACAACATCGCGCTGGAGCTGACGGCTCCCAAGTAG
- a CDS encoding nitronate monooxygenase, which translates to MAFDFRDLSVPIIVAPMAGGPSTPELAAAGTNAGGLGFVAAGYLTAEAFGERLSAARGLTAGPLGANLFVPQPSAGTREDIELYAKSLAPEAERYGAQLGEPRFDDDHWAAKIEVLLDVRPEVASFTFGVPSAEECRRLREVGVTVVGTVTTLAEAHTAVTRGVDAVAVQGPSAGGHRGTFDPAVQPARQPLDELLADVASAVDMPVVAAGGLMTADDVGRVLAAGAVAAQLGTAFLLSAESGSSPVHRAALQDPQFTETVVTRAFSGRYARGLRNRFIDEHEAEATFGYPEIHWLTSPLRQASVRAGDPHAVNVWAGTGYRLARSATVAEIMRSLT; encoded by the coding sequence ATGGCGTTCGACTTCCGCGATCTTTCAGTGCCGATCATCGTCGCGCCCATGGCAGGTGGACCGTCGACGCCCGAACTCGCGGCCGCAGGCACTAACGCCGGCGGGCTCGGCTTCGTCGCCGCGGGTTACCTGACAGCCGAGGCGTTCGGGGAACGGCTTAGCGCCGCACGTGGGCTGACTGCGGGTCCGCTGGGCGCGAATCTGTTTGTGCCACAGCCAAGTGCGGGCACCCGCGAAGACATCGAGCTCTACGCCAAGTCGCTCGCGCCCGAGGCCGAGCGATACGGAGCCCAGTTGGGTGAGCCGCGGTTCGACGACGACCATTGGGCGGCCAAGATCGAAGTGCTGCTCGACGTGCGGCCCGAGGTGGCTTCGTTCACGTTCGGCGTGCCGAGTGCAGAGGAGTGCCGCCGGTTGCGAGAAGTCGGCGTCACCGTCGTCGGCACCGTGACGACCCTGGCCGAGGCGCACACGGCGGTTACGCGTGGCGTTGATGCGGTAGCGGTGCAGGGCCCGTCGGCCGGTGGTCACCGCGGCACGTTCGATCCCGCCGTGCAGCCTGCGCGTCAACCGCTCGATGAACTGCTGGCCGACGTCGCGTCCGCCGTCGACATGCCGGTCGTCGCCGCGGGCGGGTTGATGACAGCTGACGATGTCGGGCGGGTGTTGGCGGCCGGAGCGGTCGCGGCGCAGCTCGGCACGGCGTTCCTGCTGTCGGCCGAGTCGGGCAGCAGCCCAGTACACCGCGCCGCACTACAGGACCCGCAGTTCACGGAAACCGTTGTGACGCGGGCGTTCTCCGGCCGCTACGCGCGTGGCTTGCGCAATCGTTTCATCGACGAACATGAAGCCGAGGCGACGTTCGGTTATCCGGAGATCCACTGGCTGACCAGCCCGCTGCGGCAGGCGTCGGTGCGGGCCGGCGATCCGCACGCCGTCAACGTCTGGGCGGGTACCGGCTATCGGCTGGCAAGGTCGGCCACGGTCGCCGAAATCATGCGGTCACTGACTTAG